One genomic window of Oscillospiraceae bacterium includes the following:
- a CDS encoding TraG/TraD/VirD4 family protein has protein sequence NIGKIPRFEKLIATIRSREISACVILQAQSQLKSIYKDDAETIIGNMDTVLFLGGKEKTTLKDMSESLGKETVYMLTNNISRGNNPSYGQNTQKLGKELMSIDEIAVMDGLKCILQLRGVRPFLSDKFDITKHKNYRYLSDSNPKNAFDIGKFVLRKLKVNPNEQYKYFEYAEPEDDLPDEAFDDFPVDLEPI, from the coding sequence CAATATCGGCAAAATCCCACGTTTCGAGAAGCTGATAGCAACGATCCGAAGCCGCGAAATCTCTGCCTGCGTCATATTGCAGGCGCAATCGCAGCTCAAAAGCATCTACAAGGACGACGCCGAGACAATCATCGGCAACATGGACACCGTTTTATTCCTTGGCGGCAAAGAAAAGACGACTTTGAAAGACATGTCCGAATCGCTTGGAAAAGAGACGGTGTACATGCTCACCAACAACATCAGCAGGGGCAACAACCCGTCCTACGGGCAAAACACGCAGAAGCTCGGCAAGGAACTGATGAGCATCGACGAAATCGCAGTGATGGACGGACTCAAATGCATACTGCAATTACGCGGCGTCAGGCCGTTCCTGTCGGACAAATTCGATATAACCAAGCATAAGAACTATCGCTACCTGTCCGACTCAAACCCGAAAAACGCCTTTGACATCGGCAAGTTCGTGCTGCGTAAACTGAAAGTGAACCCTAACGAGCAGTACAAGTATTTTGAGTACGCGGAGCCGGAGGACGACCTGCCGGACGAAGCCTTTGACGACTTCCCGGTTGACCTTGAGCCAATCTAA
- a CDS encoding Rha family transcriptional regulator, with amino-acid sequence MADLTIIKQNGRAYIDSREVADAIGKEHNHLLRDIRNYISIIEEIGASKIGHSDFFVESSYQSAQNKEMPCFLISKMGAEVIANKLTGEKGILFTVAYVAKFNDMEAAERELEMRAATPAPRLGEYNACARIVIRALQELGTMPEDVILFLRELYKPLGISIAADTVIDMDSETAPHVPRNYTAKQIAELVGIYSIAGNPHPLAVACILNENLYIGEDHKTAVTLDCGNHFGISIRYDDYALQSVKGWLVEYGFPDEIYGFDRTFNVRYGH; translated from the coding sequence ATGGCAGACTTGACCATCATCAAACAGAACGGCAGAGCTTACATAGACAGCCGTGAGGTTGCCGACGCTATCGGCAAAGAGCATAACCATCTGCTGCGCGATATTCGCAACTACATCAGCATCATTGAAGAAATCGGAGCGTCCAAAATTGGACACTCCGATTTCTTCGTCGAAAGCAGCTACCAAAGCGCTCAAAACAAAGAAATGCCATGCTTCCTCATAAGCAAGATGGGGGCAGAGGTCATCGCAAACAAACTGACAGGCGAGAAAGGCATCCTGTTCACCGTCGCCTATGTCGCAAAGTTCAATGACATGGAAGCCGCCGAACGCGAACTGGAAATGCGCGCCGCAACGCCAGCCCCCAGGCTCGGCGAATACAACGCCTGCGCACGGATCGTGATTCGTGCCTTGCAGGAGCTGGGGACAATGCCGGAAGACGTGATCCTGTTTCTGCGCGAACTGTACAAGCCGCTGGGCATTTCCATTGCCGCTGATACCGTGATTGACATGGATAGCGAAACTGCACCGCACGTTCCCCGCAATTACACGGCGAAACAGATCGCGGAGCTGGTTGGCATCTACTCCATTGCCGGCAACCCCCACCCACTGGCGGTAGCCTGCATCCTAAATGAAAACCTGTACATTGGCGAGGATCATAAAACAGCCGTCACTTTGGATTGCGGCAACCATTTCGGCATCAGCATCCGTTATGACGACTACGCCCTCCAGTCGGTAAAAGGCTGGCTCGTTGAGTACGGTTTCCCGGATGAAATCTATGGTTTCGACCGGACTTTCAATGTCCGGTACGGGCATTAG
- a CDS encoding Maff2 family protein: MEFFNSAVDVLQTLVIALGAGLGIWGVINLLEGYGNDNPGAKSQGMKQLMSGGGVALIGIVLVPLLSGLF, from the coding sequence TTGGAATTCTTCAATTCTGCGGTTGATGTACTGCAAACACTCGTTATCGCCCTTGGCGCGGGCCTCGGTATTTGGGGGGTAATAAATCTTTTGGAGGGGTACGGCAACGATAACCCCGGAGCGAAGTCGCAAGGCATGAAGCAACTGATGAGTGGCGGAGGTGTGGCCCTCATCGGGATCGTGCTTGTACCTTTGTTGAGTGGGTTGTTTTAG